A region of the Ovis canadensis isolate MfBH-ARS-UI-01 breed Bighorn chromosome 22, ARS-UI_OviCan_v2, whole genome shotgun sequence genome:
ctcACACTCAAACTCAAGGCTCGCAATTCTCTGCCCAGGTGTATGAGAGATGTTTGACCTCGAGATCATGATCGCCATTGGGAGCGCCTTACTGATTACAGCTTTCGTGCTCATAGGTGTCGTCATCTGTCTTTACTACAAAGTAGCCAACACGTTAAAGTGAGTGATGTGGGTAAGAGGGGCTAACACCCCCTCACATGGGATCCTGGGGCTCCGTGCTTGAGCGGGATCATCCCCGGCCCTGTGGCTGCACCTGGGGAGGGTTTGAGAGGACCGAGGCGGGGAGGGTAAAATCTGGCTTTCTACCCCTTTTGGTCTGGGGCTGTGAGCTCACAAGGAGAATGTTCTCAGCTGCTAGGTCTGCGCTGCTTTGCCCTCCCTTGCCTTCCCTCACCCTCAGCGGGTTGATCCCACAGGACTGCAGGCTGCAGATGGTGTGACTGTCTGCCTCTGCTCACTCAGAGGATGGGCTGAGCTGATGTTCCCCCCGCCTGAGTGGGGGAGCTCTCAGCAGGTCCTTGGCTCTGGGCACAGTGGGATGGGCCTGTAGGACCCTGGGGAAGCTGAGTTGTGTGAAGATCCTGGGCTTTGCCTCACCAGGGAGTGTAGATCTGAAAAGGGAGGGTTAAGTTTGGGGGAAAGGAGCCTTCAAATATGGGCAAGACTTGGTCGCCAGAAGCAGTGGTGTCCCCATGCATTAACGTTCCAAGGAGACAGCATGTTTGTTGAACAGAGTCCTGCATCAAGCTTTGAATGCCCTGGTTTTTATTTCCAGCTCCTCCTCTACTTGTATGTGTTTGATCAAGTCACTGTGCGTCTCCATGCCTCAGATTCTTTATGTGAAAAGTGGGgagaataatacaaaaaaaaagcagcagtcgCATTCCCATTGTAGGGAAGTTCAGTCTGTGAGCAGGAAGGTAACTCCCAGCACTCAGGGGTGGCTGACTTGGCACCCTCCTGGGTTGTGCTCTGCACTTGGCGGACTTGCAGTGATCACCTGGGTGACCCGCACTTGTAACTTACTCTCCCTCATTTGCTGGAACCTGATCTTACATTTCTGGCACTCTTAGGAGAGGAAGGGGTTGGACAGGAACTTGGGAGGAGGGCAGAGTTGCTTTCATCTCGGGCTGGTGTCATGGGTTTGATTGGTTCCAGGCCCAAACTTTCCAGATCCCCCTGACAGTTGTAACAGGTGGACCAAGAAGAAAAATTCTAATCCTATGTTCTGTGTATGTCTTTTCCTAAGTGCTGCAAAGACACCCATCGCTACGACCGTTACCTGTAGAGATCAAGATAAGGTCACCGAGGCTGTAACCTCCACCCCCGAGTCTTACCCCAGCTTCCAGTGCTGTGAAGAATGTAACTTGCCTGCCAACTTTGATCCCCTGACATCGTGCTTCTGTGACATAAACAAGGGACTCAATACAGAATGAGTAATAGAAGGTGGTTATAAACACCAACTGCCACCATCTGACTAGTTACAGAAACAAGGACTCTGTCGTGAATATTTCCTCCTTATTTGTTATGAATATgttgtatttacatatattaagcAAATATGTTTTCTTCTTATTTCCATATCATGTAACATAAGATGTACTGACTTTATGTCAGTATTTAGTATTTAATTTTACATCATAGTATTTATgttctaggcttcccaggtggctcagtggtaaagaatccatttgcctagcaggagactcaggttcgattcctgggtcaggaagatcctctggagatagagagggcaacacactccagtattcttgcctgggaaatcccatggacaaaggagcctggcgggctacggtccatggggttgcagagtcagacacaacttagcaactaaacaacaacaaatatcctattctgtttttctggagaatcctAATAGAGTTGGATAGGACATGAAAAGCACTTGCAAACTAAAGCATTTTTAGTAACATGAAAAGTGAACAAATCCCCTTTCTTcatctcagggcttccctagtgggtcagacaataaagaatctgcctgcaactcaggagacccaggtttggtccctgcgtcaggaagatcccctggagaagggagtggctacccgctccagtattcttgcctggagagtctcatggacagaggagccttgggatcgcaaagagtcgggcatgacagagcgactaacaGTTTCCTTCATCTCAGTGTATATTTTCTTGAGCAGCTTCTGGATTTAAAATAGTGGATTCAGCAAGACAAAGTACAGATACAGCTTTGGTTCCTGAATTCAAGTATCTGTTCAGGGTGCAAAATTGTGCACTGGAAACTGGAAACCTATAGGTCAAACAAGATTCAGAATCTGTTAGAGGCACAGCAAAGGGCATGGAGGCAGCAGACGAATGATTAATGGCGGCGGGCAGGGGGGCGCAGGTGAGAGCCTCGGGAGGCTTTCAGGAGAGAAGACATTAGCATTTGAGCAAGtggaggaagagatggagagaaggcCCAGGCTGAGGTGTGAAGCTGGTTGGCTGGAAGAGTGAGCTGGGCTGAGACAGAGATGGTGTCAGGGGCCATGCTAAGGGGCGTGGCTTCATCCTACCTTGGGGGCTCCCCCACTGAGTTGAGGGTAAATCTGTTAGGAGAACCACTGAGTTATCTTACAAACAGGAGaccctggtaaggaacatgggaataacaagctaccaccaactggaagaattcaggaaaggtcaaaaggagagaggagggacctccctggtggtccagtagctaagactctgagctcccgatgcagcagcctgggtttgatccctggtccaggaagtatATCCCACATGCAACTAAGGCTGGGCACaggcaaattaattaaaaagactgaGGAATGTCTAAAGCTTAGGACATCTTCAAACCTTgtaaaaactcattttttttcttttccatgttaagCTGAACAAATCACTTGACTATTTTATCATGTAAGATTAGGTGTGGCTATAACAAAATTTCAAATAACAGTGGCTTGAACAAGTAAGAATTTGATTTCTCTCCTCTTCAAGATGCCCAGCAGCAAGCGGTCAGGCTGGCTGTCTTTGCCACATCAGGGGCCATATTATTGTATGTGGGTTCTTTCCCCAAAGTCACAGCATGGTCCAAGGTGACTGCTGGTTCCCTAACCTTCATGTTTAAATTCTAGAGAAGGTTGAGAAAAGCTGTGCCTTCCATTTCTCTTTAAATCCCCTGTGCTAGATAGAACTGAATGACATGGTCTCaattagccacaagggaagctcagaaATGTTTTTATTCCGGCTGTGAATGTGTACTTGAATTTTGCTAAGTCAGTAGATATcaagtgttctcaccacacacacacacagaaacacaaaaacacacaaatgGTAGCCGTGTGAGTGGTAGCTATGTTAATCAGCTTGattttggtaatcatttcatgatgtacacATATACCGAAACATCATGTGGTATaccttacatatatataatttttatttgttaattctaCCTCAATAAAGAATACTtactgggatttccttggtggtccactggttgagactttgctttccagtgcagggggcgcaggttcaatccttggtcagggaactaagattccacatgcctcataaCCAAGGAACCAAAGCATAGAAGGGAAGTAATATTGTagcacattcaataaagacttttaaaatggtccacatcaaaaaaaaaactttaaaaagtgtccaactctgcgaccccatggactgcagcatgccaggcctccctgtccatcaccaactcctggagtttacccaaactcatgtccattgagttggtgatgccatccaaccatctcatcctctgtcatccccttttcctcccaccttcaatctttcccaggatcagggtcttttgaaatgagtcagttcttatcagtggccaaagtattgggagttacagtgtcaacatcagtccttccaatgaacactcaggactgatctcctttaggatggactggttggatctccttgcagtccaagggactctcaagagtcttctccaacaccacagttcaaaagcatcatttcttcagtgctcagctttctttatagtccaactctcacatccatacatgaccactggaaaaaccatagccttgactaggtggacctttgttggcaaagtaatgtctctgcttttgaatatgctgtctaggttggtcataactttccttctaaggagtaagcgtcttttaattttatggctacagtcaccatctgcagtgattttggagcccagaaaaataaagtcagtcactgtttccccatctatttgccatgaagtgatgggactggatgccatgattatagttttctgaatgttgagctttaagccaactttttcactctctttcactttcataagaggctttttagttcctcttcactttctgccattagggtggtgtcatctgcatatgtgaggttattgatatttctcctggcaatcttgattccagcttgtgcttcctccagcccagcgtttctcatgatgtactctgcatagaagttaaataagcagggtgacaatatacagccttgacgtgctccttttcctatttggaaccagtctgttctatgtccaattctaactgttgcttcctgaccttcatacaaatttctcaagaggcaggtaaaaaGTGTTATTTTTACTAAATACTGTTTTTATAAGTATATCACCCATCAGCcagagtgaagaaagaaaaacagagacttCCGTGGTAGTCCAGCAGTTAaaactgccttgcaatgcaggggtatgggttcaatccctggtcaaggaactaagatcccacatacctgaaaccaaaaaaccaaaacagaaaaaaacagaaaattgtaacaaattcaataaagagtttaaaaagaaagcaagataaaAGTTAACTGTTAGATTCCATGATGAAATATGTGTTCATTCACATtcagttaatttctttttaaagctttccTCCTTCAGGCTCTAAGAAATCTTTCCTCTTTGTGAACCCTGTGTCGTGACATCATACGTGTGTTCTCCCCAGAGCTTCACGCTGCAGACATAAAGTCCTGGTAGCTAACCCTGTGATGGGGGAAACACAGTTCACTTCTAGCAACGTGGCAGAGTGGGGATCTCCCGGTGGGGAGCGGAAACCCACAAAGCCCTGACCCTGAAACTCAGCCCCAGTGAGGATGGCACCTGGACAATGAGAGCAGACAACGCATCAGAATCATCTTTCCCCACTTTCAGCAAGTGGAGACTTTGATTTCTGAACAAGGAAGGCTGAAGTCTCTGCCCACACTGAAGAATCTGTTAGTCAGCTGCTTGTAGATCATGACGATGGGCATGGCTGATAAGCCACTGATGGCTGTGCCCCAGCTCGAGCTCACAGGGAGGTTGAGAACTTGTCTCAGATCATACAGTTTGTAAATGGGATGACCAGAGTTAGTAGGCAGCTAGTCTAGTCCCAGATTCTTGTCCCCAAGACACTGAACTTCTAGCTCTGGGCTTTTCTGTGCATTATAATCAGCAGGGGGGCTTCCCAAAACCTAGACCTATGAGCTGAACACCCGAGACTCAGATCACAATCTCCAGGGGTGGGACCCAAGAACCAGTGgattatatttttaacattttagtttGAAATAAATATACACCCACGGGTGgttttggtttttctgttttttacttttttgtaagTGCCCAGGTGATCTCAGTGTGAGGCCAAGCTGAGAACAGGGCACTAAACTACAAGACTGTCTCAAGGTTTCATGAGAACTGCCTCATTGATCTTCTCAACAGCCTTCTCTCAGGGGTAGATGTGATCGAATTCCCAGTCAATGGCTAAGAGAAAGCCCAGTGTGCTGTGCTccatcgctcagctgtgtccgatccTTCGCAACCGCATGGAGTGcagtccccaggctcctctgtctgttgaattttccaggctccaatactggagtgggttgccatttcctagtctaggggatcttcctgatccaggcatagaacccacatctcttgtatctcctatgttggcaggcaggttctttactagctgagccactggagaagcccaagaaAGTCCAGAGAAGTCACTTAATGTGACCAAAGGCACATACTAATGGAAGGCGGAGAGGAATCGATTCCAAGCCACCTGGCTCCAGAGCTTGCACTCTTTCTTACCCTATCCCAGTGGTTCTGAAACTGGACAGAGTATCAGAAGCACTTGCAGAGTTACTAAAAGCATAACTGCTGTGCCCCACCACACCC
Encoded here:
- the FAM24A gene encoding protein FAM24A, giving the protein MFDLEIMIAIGSALLITAFVLIGVVICLYYKVANTLNAAKTPIATTVTCRDQDKVTEAVTSTPESYPSFQCCEECNLPANFDPLTSCFCDINKGLNTE